The window CACAAGTCCGGCCGACCGCCGTCCACCCCGTTCCACCGTTCCGCGGCCGGTCCGACCGGCGGGACCCTGCCGTCGCGGCCCTACCGGCGAGTAATCTTCGGGTCTAGACTTCCGCCATGACGGCTGTGCGTGTCCCGGGTACCCCGATCATCGAGGACGGTCGGCTGGTGTCGACGAGCCCGGCGACCGGCGCGGAGGCCGGACGCCTGCCGGTCGCCACCGCCGAGGACGTCGGGCGGGCCGTCGAGCGGGCCCGAGCGGCCGGCGAGTGGTGGGCCGGGCTCGGCTTCGGCGGGCGCAGGGAGCGGCTGCTGCGCTGGCGCAGCCTCCTCGCCCGACGGATCGAGGAGATCGCCGAGCTGGTGCACGTCGAGGGCGGCAAGCCGATCGCCGACGCCGTCGTCGAACTCGTCAGCGCCGTCGAGCACGTCGACTGGGCGGCCCGCAACGCCGGCCGCGTGCTGGGCCCCCGCCGGGTCCGCTCACGGCTCGTCCTGGCCGAGTTCTCCGCCCACCTCGAATACCAGCCGTACGGCGTCGTCGGCGTGATCGGCCCGTGGAACTACCCCGTCTTCACCCCGATCGGCTCCGCCGCGTACGCGCTGGCGGCGGGGAACGCGGTGGTGCTGAAGCCCAGCGAGTACACCCCCGTCGTCGGGCAGTGGCTGGTCGACACGTTCGCCGAGGTGGTGCCGGAGCAGCCGGTGTTCACCGCCGTGCACGGGCTGGGCGACGTGGGGGCGGCGCTCTGCCGCTCGGGAGTGGACAAGGTGGCCTTCACCGGCTCGTCGGCCACCGCCCGGAAGGTGATGGCGGCCTGCGCCGAGTCGCTGACGCCGGTGCTGCTGGAGGCGGGCGGCAAGGACGCGATGATCGTCGACGCCGACGCAGACCTGGACGCCGCCGCCGAGGCGTGCGTCTGGGGCGCGCTGACCAACGCCGGCCAGACCTGCATCGGCATCGAACGGGTCTACGCGGTCGAGCCGGTCTTCGACGCCTTCGTCGGCAAGGTCGTCGAGCGGGCCGGCCGGCTGACCGTCGGCGCGGACGACGCAGACATCGGCCCGATCACCATGCCGAGCCAGGTCGACGTGATCCGCCGGCACATCGACGACGCGCTGGCCCGGGGCGGCCGGGCCGTGCTCGGCGGCGCGGACGCGGTGCAGCCGCCGTACGTGCGGCCGACCGTGCTGGTGGACGTCCCGGAGGACTCCACCGCCGTACGCGAGGAGACGTTCGGGCCGACGCTGACCATCAACCGGGTCCGCGACGCCGACGAGGCCGTCGCCCGCGCCAACGCCCTGTCGTACGGCCTGGGGGGTTCGGTCTTCGGCCGGCGGCGCGCGGTGGCGATCGCCCGGCGACTGCGCTCGGGCATGGCGTCGGTGAACTCGGCGCTGACCTTCGCCGGGATGTCCACCCTGCCGTTCGGCGGCGTCGGCGACTCCGGCTTCGGGCGCATCCACGGCGAGGACGGGCTGCGCGAGTTCAGCCGCGCCAAGGCCATCACCCGGCGGCGGGCCCGGTCGCTGCTGCCCTCGACGACCTTCGAGCGGACGCCGGCCGACGTCGCACGACTCGTCAAGGCCATCAAGGTCATGTACGGCAGGTGACTGTCGGATAACCGATCATGAAGACCCTCACATGTGTCCAACGTGGTGGGAGCGGTACATTGCGTTAAATGCGCCCCCATCGATTGCGCTTCCACCTCGTCGACAGTGACCGGTCGTGGAGTGCCCGGCAGCGGCGTCGCCGCGCCGACTGGCTGGTCCGGACGTTCCCTGACCTGGAGAAGATGCACGTCATCGACCTGGGTGGCCGGCTCG is drawn from Micromonospora sp. NBC_01740 and contains these coding sequences:
- a CDS encoding aldehyde dehydrogenase family protein gives rise to the protein MTAVRVPGTPIIEDGRLVSTSPATGAEAGRLPVATAEDVGRAVERARAAGEWWAGLGFGGRRERLLRWRSLLARRIEEIAELVHVEGGKPIADAVVELVSAVEHVDWAARNAGRVLGPRRVRSRLVLAEFSAHLEYQPYGVVGVIGPWNYPVFTPIGSAAYALAAGNAVVLKPSEYTPVVGQWLVDTFAEVVPEQPVFTAVHGLGDVGAALCRSGVDKVAFTGSSATARKVMAACAESLTPVLLEAGGKDAMIVDADADLDAAAEACVWGALTNAGQTCIGIERVYAVEPVFDAFVGKVVERAGRLTVGADDADIGPITMPSQVDVIRRHIDDALARGGRAVLGGADAVQPPYVRPTVLVDVPEDSTAVREETFGPTLTINRVRDADEAVARANALSYGLGGSVFGRRRAVAIARRLRSGMASVNSALTFAGMSTLPFGGVGDSGFGRIHGEDGLREFSRAKAITRRRARSLLPSTTFERTPADVARLVKAIKVMYGR